The DNA segment AAAGCTTTCCGCCTGTTATGCTCGCGCCGCCCGGCAAGCTTGTATTCAAAAATCTCTCATAGGTCCCGAAATCCATGTCAGCCTCGGTCCCGTCATCCAGAACGAAAACTTCGCCGTGCCTGAACGGATTCATCGTCCCGCAGTCCACGTTCAGGTAGCCGTCGAACTTGAGCGGAAACGCGGCATAGCCCCTCATGCTCAGGATTTTCGCGATAGAAGAAGTCACAATCCCCTTTCCAAGCCCGGACATTATCGAGCCTGCCACTATGATGAATTTTGTATCCCCCATAGGGAGCATATTTGCGCTCATGGGTTTAATAACATTATTGCTTCGCGCCCAGCAAAATGAAATTCAATATAAATAGATTTTACCAACACCTATACATGGACAAAAAACAAATCAGTCTCGTTGCATTGCTATTCTTTTCGTTCCTGATTCTCGATTCCAGCCCCTCATCAGCCCTTCTGGTAGCGCAATGCTCCAACTCAACTTTCATTCAGGACAATTCCGAGTACATAATAGACGGAGGCATAACAAAGGTGGAATCCAGATGGGAGAACAACAGCATCTACACCTACGTGGATGTCACGATATTCAATTATGCAAAAGGCGCCCCTATTCAAGGGAATTACATCCAGCTTAAAATCCCGGGCGGAGGCGTCGGCCTGCAAACCCAATGGGTGGAAGATATGCCTGCGTTCAGCAGCTCAAGCGTGGGCAAGAGCTACACGTTTTATCTTGCGAGGACAGGTGGTTCGTTCGGCCCGGTGTGCGGCGGCGCCGGGGTAACAGAAATGACCCTCTTAGACGGTCCTACTGAAACTAGACCATGCGCCCCACTTGCGATACTCGCTGCAATCTTGCTGTTGCTCTTGGCCGTTAGAACGCGCGAATAATCTACTTTAAATTTATTCCTTTAGTAATAGCCCTATGCTTCCTGAACTTTCAGAGATAAAGAAGATGCGCATGCGCTCCGGCATAACCCAGAAGCAGCTCGCGCGTTTGGCCGGGATTTCGCAGAGCACGGTAGCGAAGATAGAATCCGGCTTCATAGACCCGGGCTACAACACCGTGAAAGGCATATTCGAAGCCCTTGAAGGGCTGGAGCACGCGTCTGAGCTGAAGGCAAGGGACGTGATGAGCCCGCACGTGGTTTTCGCGCAGCCCGAAGAGCGCCTGAAGGAGGTGCTCGGCGCGATGGGCAAAAAGAACATAGACCAGATGCCTGTGCTTGAAGGCAGTTCGCTAATAGGAAGCGTGAGCGAGGATTCCATAGTGCGCTTCCTATCCTCCTACTCAGGTCACAAGCCGGTAGTTGAGCTGAAGGTGCGCGAAGTGATGGGCGAATCCTTTCCCACGGTTCCGGAAAGCGCGGCCTACAAAACCCTGCTCGAACTCCTGGGGCACAATCATGCGGTGCTAATAATAAAAAGCGGAAAAGCGGTCGGAATAGTTACGAAAGCGGATTTGCTAAGGGCTAGGAAGTGATGTCCCGTTCGTTTCTCGGCGTTTGCACAAATCTTCTATGGTTCTATACAATACATGAAGCGAGATTGGTTTATTCATGAATGCGCCTACTTGTTTAGTGGCCCCATCGGTGTTCCCAATTGCATATCCGCTCATAAGTATGTATATTATGTTCGGCGCGCGCTCTTTCATTTCTCGTATCATATCCAACCCGAT comes from the Candidatus Micrarchaeia archaeon genome and includes:
- a CDS encoding CBS domain-containing protein translates to MLPELSEIKKMRMRSGITQKQLARLAGISQSTVAKIESGFIDPGYNTVKGIFEALEGLEHASELKARDVMSPHVVFAQPEERLKEVLGAMGKKNIDQMPVLEGSSLIGSVSEDSIVRFLSSYSGHKPVVELKVREVMGESFPTVPESAAYKTLLELLGHNHAVLIIKSGKAVGIVTKADLLRARK